The following proteins come from a genomic window of Rissa tridactyla isolate bRisTri1 chromosome 25, bRisTri1.patW.cur.20221130, whole genome shotgun sequence:
- the LOC128901406 gene encoding olfactory receptor 14A16-like: protein MYFFLLNLSVFDLGSISTTVPKSMANSLWDTTAISYKGCVAQVFFFFFCAAAEFHLLTVMSYDRYVAICKPLHYGTLMGSRACVHMAAAAWGSGFLYALLHTANTFSLPLCQGNAVDQFFCEIPQILKLSCSGSFLRKAGLLILSCFLAFVFFVFIMLSYVQIFRAVLRIPSEQGRHKAFSTCLPHLAVVSLFVSTGIFAYLKPPSISSPVLNLVVAVLYSVVPPAVNPLIYSMRNKEVKDVVLKLFEWCLLQINKVPIIPLRLPLYISKTQD from the coding sequence atgtacttcttcctcctcaacctttCTGTttttgacctgggctccatctccaccactgtccccaaatccatggccaattccctctgggacaccacgGCCAtctcctacaaaggatgtgttgcacaggtcttttttttctttttctgtgctgcagcagagtttcatcttctcactgtcatgtcctatgaccgctatgttgccatctgcaaacccctgcactatgggaccctgatgggcagcagagcttgtgtccacatggcagcagctgcctggggcagtgggtttctctatgctctgctgcacacggccaatacattttccctacccctctgccagggcaatgctgtggaccagttcttctgtgagatcccccagatcctcaagctctcctgctcaggctccttcctcaggaaagctgggcttctaatattaagttgttttttagcttttgtgttttttgttttcatcatgctgtcctatgtgcagatcttcagggccgtgctgaggatcccctctgagcagggacggcacaaagccttttccacgtgcctccctcacctggccgtggtctccctgtttgtcagcacaggcatctttgcctacctgaagcccccctccatctcttccccagttctcaatctggtggtggcagtgctgtactcagtggtgcctccagcagtgaaccccctcatctacagcatgaggaacaaggaaGTCAAGGATGTAGTTTTGAAACTATTTGAATGGTGTCTACTTCAGATTAATAAGGTGCCCATTATACCACTACGGCTCCCACTGTATATCAGTAAAACCCAGGACTAA